A single genomic interval of Argonema galeatum A003/A1 harbors:
- the crtB gene encoding cyanoexosortase B, with the protein MQIGLKIPKTIEPHLLSGAILAFLTILYAPLLLHWYDGWLHKNIGIIHEYFSHGLIGLPFAAYIAWLNRKLWHRLPDNAHPLGAVLLIVGGIFYLSGLNDWVNLSFPLVLAGLCLWIKGIPGLKLQFFPLLLVLLASPTSVPYLIEPYALPLQSFIAAVAGFILSQFGINVTVEEINLYVGGQIVEVAPHCAGLKMLFTSLYVALMLLFWTGALRSRTKTILFLISAALLSVTANIIRNTLLTYFHGTNNHQAFEWLHESWGGDLYSACMLGILVVLINLMEKYFPSDLDESEQLTES; encoded by the coding sequence ATGCAAATAGGGTTAAAAATTCCCAAAACCATAGAGCCACATTTACTAAGTGGCGCTATATTAGCTTTTTTGACAATATTGTACGCACCCCTGCTGTTGCACTGGTACGACGGCTGGCTGCACAAAAATATCGGCATCATACACGAATATTTCAGTCACGGACTGATTGGTCTACCTTTTGCCGCTTATATCGCTTGGTTAAATAGGAAACTGTGGCATCGCTTGCCGGATAACGCCCATCCTTTGGGTGCTGTCTTACTTATAGTGGGAGGAATATTCTATCTCAGTGGCTTAAACGACTGGGTGAACTTATCCTTCCCATTAGTGCTAGCCGGACTGTGCTTGTGGATCAAAGGTATTCCTGGCTTGAAATTGCAATTTTTCCCGCTTTTGTTGGTATTGTTGGCATCTCCAACATCAGTACCCTACCTAATCGAACCCTACGCTTTACCTTTGCAAAGCTTCATTGCTGCGGTAGCTGGGTTTATTTTGAGTCAGTTTGGCATAAACGTCACCGTCGAGGAGATTAACTTATATGTTGGCGGACAGATTGTGGAGGTAGCGCCGCACTGTGCTGGACTCAAAATGCTGTTTACCAGCCTCTATGTGGCTTTGATGTTGCTTTTCTGGACGGGTGCATTGCGATCGCGCACTAAAACAATTTTATTTTTAATTAGTGCCGCTTTACTCAGCGTTACTGCCAACATCATTCGCAATACCCTGCTAACCTACTTTCACGGTACTAATAATCACCAAGCCTTTGAATGGCTGCACGAAAGTTGGGGCGGCGACCTATATTCTGCCTGTATGCTGGGAATATTGGTCGTGCTAATCAATTTAATGGAAAAATATTTCCCCAGTGACCTTGATGAGAGCGAACAGCTAACAGAGTCATGA
- a CDS encoding trifunctional serine/threonine-protein kinase/ATP-binding protein/sensor histidine kinase, giving the protein MDIITHFPGYQIIQQLYAGTRTLVYRGIRTSDQQPVVIKLLRNEYPNFNDLVQFRNQYTIAKNLDFPSIIKPLTLEVYGNGYALVMEDFGGFSLSDYLQTATDENPQSQYLPLGKFLKISLKLTEILHYLYQNRVIHKDIKPANILIDPATKQIKLIDFSIASLLPRETQEIQNTNDLEGTLAYLSPEQTGRMNRGIDYRSDFYSLGMTFYKLLTGTLPFKSEDAMELVHCHLAKQPIAIHQIHSEIPLVLSEIVSKLIAKNAENRYQSALGIKHDLEICLAQLQTTGTIEPFEIGKRDISDRFLITERLYGREAEVNQLLNSFDCVANGTTEMLLVAGFSGIGKTAVVNEVHKPIVRQRGYFIKGKYDQFQRNIPFSAFVEAFRDLMGQLLSESEEQLQTWKTNILAAVGENGQVLINVIPELENIIGKQPPSLELSGTAAQNRFNLLFQKFVKVFTSKEHPLVMFLDDWQWADSASLNLLSLLRQQDTGYLLILGAYRDNEVSPVHPFILTVDELLKTGATVNTITLPPLRESDINRLVADTLNCELSLAQPLTELVYQKTKGNPFFATQFLKGLHDDKLITFNWDIQHWQCDIAQINTLAITDDVVEFMALQLQKLPIPTQDALKLAACIGAQFDLHTLTIVSQESETETATVLWRALQEGLILPISNVYKFYQVERNNNFSLEDENANQQNARYRFLHDRVQQAAYSLIPRDQKQATHLKIGQLLQQNLSEIEKEENLFALVGHLNLGIGLITQAEEREALARLNLAAGQKARNSTAYSAARSFVQIGIDLLTPDCWQNQYELTLNLYVAAAETAYLNADFDGMEEMADIVLRSAKTILDKVKIFEIQINALTTQSQMLEAIAVGTNALAQLGIELPCETNEALTRIALQNLASQIEGKQIEELANLPVMSDPRTLAAMQLLGILFPAIFMGNRALQPLLCATMVSLSLQFGNAPASTIGYVGYGIVLSGFFGEVEQGYRFGRVALSLLNQLNWLEFKCITLFWFGGFIQHRQEALRGTIPTAKQGYLVGMETGDFLNAGYSVSSYLDNNFLSGVEIDAWEAEIENYRVALETIKQYSPLVYVRMIQQTVQNLREIVNQPDLLIGTAYNETVMFPKHNQDSEFTALALGCNYKLMLAYLFGNYANALYYIAQAKAYLMVTAAMIHTPVFHFYAGLTYLAVFSTQSEIEQANTLALLETHQKIIAQWAHHAPMNHQHKVNLVEAEKCRVLGKNYEAGDLYDRAIAGAKENQYIQEEALANELAAKFYLDWGKEKVASGYMQEAYYCYTRWGAKAKVAYLEQHYPQLLGAILQPTKRAIISGGTISPTLMRSVTSTSNSNSQNLWLDFPAVMKAAQAISQEIELEKLLATLMQIAIAHAGAQTGILVIDQDAKWLVVAKADQNHTEKRHIPLAECQELPQRFIYSVARSQTTAVFDNLSASTQFAGDRYIITQQPKSALCIPISNQGKLIAILYLENNLTVGAFTSDRIETLQILSAQAAISIENARLYQQVENYSQTLEAEVERKTEELSQKAFDLEQTLKNLQQTQAQLIQSEKMSAVGQLVAGIAHEINNPVTFIHSNLEPTENHIKALLNLLELYHQEYPNKSSAIKARIEEIELAFITEDLTKILQSMKVGSERIKQIILSLRNFSRLDEADMKSVDLHAGLESTLLILQNRFQESDNQPKIEVIKEYGNLPDVTCYASEMNQVFMSIITNAIDALKQVSKTNKNPLIRIQTEVIEKEQVRIAIADNGSGIAAHIQERIFEPFFTTKPVGNGTGLGLSVSYAIIKKHGGQLICNSTVGSETKFVIKIPIKYP; this is encoded by the coding sequence ATGGATATCATAACTCACTTCCCTGGTTATCAAATAATACAGCAACTGTACGCAGGTACTCGCACCCTTGTCTATCGAGGCATCCGTACCAGTGACCAACAACCCGTCGTCATCAAATTACTACGAAATGAATACCCAAACTTTAACGATCTCGTTCAATTCCGCAACCAATATACCATTGCAAAAAATCTAGACTTTCCTAGTATTATCAAACCCTTAACCCTAGAAGTATATGGCAATGGCTATGCCTTAGTCATGGAAGACTTTGGTGGATTTTCCCTATCTGATTATCTCCAAACAGCCACGGATGAAAATCCCCAATCTCAATATTTACCTTTAGGTAAGTTTCTCAAGATATCTCTTAAACTAACAGAAATTCTGCATTATTTATACCAAAATAGAGTCATACACAAAGACATAAAACCCGCTAATATTCTGATTGATCCCGCAACCAAACAAATCAAATTAATTGATTTTAGTATTGCTTCTCTCCTACCAAGAGAAACCCAAGAGATTCAGAATACTAATGATTTAGAAGGCACATTAGCCTATCTTTCTCCTGAACAAACTGGTCGAATGAATCGAGGTATAGATTATCGGAGTGACTTTTATTCTCTGGGAATGACATTTTATAAATTATTGACGGGGACATTACCATTTAAATCGGAAGATGCAATGGAATTGGTACATTGTCACCTCGCGAAACAGCCGATCGCCATCCATCAAATTCATTCAGAAATTCCCCTAGTTTTGTCAGAAATTGTCAGTAAGCTGATCGCAAAAAATGCCGAAAATCGTTATCAGAGTGCCTTGGGAATTAAGCACGATTTAGAAATCTGTCTAGCTCAACTACAAACTACAGGCACAATAGAACCTTTTGAAATAGGAAAGCGAGATATCAGCGATCGCTTCCTAATTACCGAAAGACTCTACGGAAGAGAAGCCGAAGTTAATCAACTATTAAATTCCTTCGATTGCGTCGCCAATGGCACCACAGAAATGTTGCTAGTAGCGGGTTTTTCTGGGATTGGGAAAACCGCAGTAGTTAATGAAGTACATAAACCCATTGTTCGGCAACGCGGCTATTTTATTAAAGGGAAATATGACCAATTTCAACGGAATATCCCCTTTTCGGCTTTCGTGGAAGCTTTTCGCGATTTAATGGGGCAACTATTATCAGAATCAGAAGAACAATTGCAAACATGGAAAACAAATATTCTCGCAGCAGTGGGAGAAAACGGGCAAGTATTAATTAATGTAATTCCTGAGTTAGAAAACATCATCGGTAAACAGCCACCATCCCTAGAGTTATCAGGAACAGCCGCCCAAAATCGCTTTAATTTATTATTTCAAAAATTTGTCAAAGTCTTTACCAGTAAAGAACATCCCTTAGTGATGTTTTTAGATGACTGGCAATGGGCTGATTCTGCATCACTGAATTTGCTCTCATTATTGAGGCAACAAGATACAGGATATCTATTGATATTAGGTGCTTATCGAGATAATGAAGTGTCCCCAGTACATCCATTTATCTTAACCGTAGATGAACTGCTCAAAACAGGGGCAACGGTAAATACGATTACATTACCACCGTTAAGAGAATCGGATATTAATCGATTGGTAGCAGATACGCTAAATTGCGAACTCTCTCTTGCCCAGCCTCTGACAGAATTAGTCTATCAAAAAACCAAGGGAAATCCTTTCTTTGCAACTCAGTTCCTCAAAGGTTTACACGATGACAAGTTAATTACCTTTAATTGGGATATCCAGCATTGGCAGTGCGATATTGCCCAGATCAACACCTTAGCAATTACTGATGATGTCGTTGAATTCATGGCATTGCAATTGCAGAAATTGCCAATTCCAACTCAGGATGCCTTAAAGTTGGCTGCTTGTATTGGGGCGCAGTTCGATCTGCATACTTTGACAATAGTTTCACAAGAATCGGAAACAGAGACGGCGACGGTTTTATGGAGAGCATTGCAGGAAGGTTTAATTTTACCGATTAGTAATGTTTATAAGTTTTATCAGGTTGAGAGGAATAATAACTTCAGCCTGGAAGATGAAAATGCTAATCAACAAAATGCTAGATACAGGTTTTTGCACGATCGCGTTCAACAAGCCGCCTATTCTCTGATTCCAAGAGACCAAAAACAGGCAACTCATCTCAAAATTGGTCAACTACTTCAACAAAACTTATCAGAGATAGAAAAAGAAGAAAATCTATTTGCTCTTGTCGGGCATTTGAATTTAGGAATTGGGTTAATTACTCAAGCTGAAGAACGAGAAGCCTTAGCCAGACTTAACTTAGCAGCCGGACAGAAAGCCCGAAATTCTACAGCCTATTCAGCCGCCAGAAGTTTTGTGCAAATAGGGATTGATTTGCTAACCCCAGACTGTTGGCAAAATCAGTACGAGTTAACCCTAAATCTTTATGTAGCTGCCGCTGAAACTGCCTACTTGAATGCCGATTTTGATGGCATGGAAGAAATGGCAGATATAGTTTTGCGATCGGCCAAAACAATACTAGATAAAGTCAAAATATTTGAGATTCAAATCAACGCACTGACAACTCAGAGTCAGATGTTAGAAGCGATCGCTGTCGGCACAAATGCCCTAGCACAATTGGGCATTGAACTCCCCTGTGAAACTAACGAAGCCTTGACGCGCATTGCACTCCAAAACCTTGCCAGTCAAATAGAGGGTAAACAGATTGAGGAACTAGCTAACCTTCCTGTAATGAGCGACCCTCGAACACTTGCGGCGATGCAACTGTTAGGCATCTTGTTTCCAGCTATTTTTATGGGAAATCGTGCCTTGCAGCCTCTGCTTTGCGCCACAATGGTCAGTCTATCACTCCAATTTGGCAATGCACCCGCATCAACAATCGGGTATGTGGGTTATGGCATTGTGCTGTCTGGTTTTTTTGGAGAAGTAGAACAAGGTTATCGCTTTGGGCGAGTAGCACTGAGCTTACTCAATCAGTTGAATTGGCTGGAATTTAAGTGTATAACTTTATTTTGGTTTGGCGGTTTTATCCAGCATCGTCAAGAAGCACTGAGGGGAACAATCCCAACGGCGAAACAGGGCTATTTGGTCGGAATGGAAACAGGTGATTTTCTAAATGCTGGCTACAGCGTCAGTAGTTATTTAGATAATAATTTTTTATCGGGAGTAGAGATTGATGCTTGGGAAGCAGAAATAGAAAATTACCGTGTTGCCTTAGAGACTATCAAGCAATATTCTCCTCTGGTTTACGTGAGGATGATACAACAGACGGTGCAGAACTTGAGGGAAATTGTCAATCAACCGGATTTATTAATCGGCACTGCATACAATGAAACTGTGATGTTTCCTAAGCACAATCAGGATAGTGAGTTTACTGCGCTTGCTTTGGGCTGTAACTACAAACTGATGCTTGCCTATCTCTTTGGCAACTACGCCAACGCCCTATACTACATTGCCCAAGCTAAGGCATATTTGATGGTAACGGCAGCAATGATTCATACTCCGGTTTTTCATTTCTATGCCGGGTTAACCTACTTGGCAGTATTCTCTACGCAGTCAGAAATCGAGCAAGCTAACACTCTCGCTCTGCTGGAAACCCATCAAAAAATTATCGCTCAATGGGCGCACCATGCCCCCATGAATCACCAACATAAAGTTAACTTAGTAGAGGCAGAAAAATGCCGAGTTTTAGGCAAAAATTATGAAGCAGGAGATTTGTACGATCGCGCAATTGCTGGAGCCAAAGAAAACCAATATATCCAAGAAGAAGCGTTAGCTAATGAACTAGCAGCTAAATTTTATCTGGACTGGGGCAAAGAAAAAGTTGCTTCTGGATATATGCAGGAAGCATACTACTGTTACACCCGATGGGGTGCGAAGGCGAAAGTTGCTTATTTAGAACAACACTATCCCCAACTACTAGGAGCTATTCTCCAACCGACTAAACGAGCTATCATATCTGGGGGAACAATCTCTCCCACGCTGATGAGAAGCGTAACTAGCACCAGTAACAGCAACAGCCAGAATTTATGGTTGGATTTTCCGGCGGTGATGAAAGCAGCACAAGCTATTTCACAGGAAATTGAATTAGAGAAACTATTAGCCACTTTGATGCAAATTGCGATCGCCCATGCCGGAGCCCAAACCGGAATTTTAGTAATCGATCAAGACGCAAAATGGTTAGTAGTGGCGAAAGCGGATCAAAACCATACAGAAAAGAGGCATATTCCTTTAGCTGAATGTCAAGAATTACCCCAAAGGTTTATTTATTCTGTAGCCCGAAGTCAAACAACGGCGGTTTTTGATAACTTGAGTGCTTCCACTCAATTTGCAGGCGATCGCTATATCATCACCCAGCAGCCTAAATCAGCTTTATGTATTCCGATTAGCAACCAGGGAAAATTAATCGCGATTTTGTATTTAGAAAATAATCTAACAGTGGGAGCGTTTACAAGCGATCGCATCGAAACCCTCCAAATTCTTAGTGCTCAAGCCGCTATATCCATTGAAAACGCCCGTTTGTATCAACAAGTAGAGAACTACTCTCAAACCTTGGAAGCGGAAGTAGAGCGAAAAACAGAAGAGTTAAGCCAAAAAGCTTTTGATTTAGAGCAAACATTGAAAAATTTACAACAAACCCAAGCACAACTAATTCAGAGTGAAAAAATGTCAGCCGTCGGTCAACTCGTAGCGGGGATAGCACACGAAATTAATAACCCAGTTACTTTTATTCATAGTAATCTTGAGCCGACAGAAAATCATATCAAAGCTTTGCTGAATTTGCTGGAACTTTATCACCAAGAATATCCAAATAAAAGCTCAGCAATTAAAGCAAGGATTGAGGAAATTGAGTTAGCATTTATCACGGAAGATTTAACTAAGATCCTGCAATCCATGAAAGTCGGAAGCGAACGAATCAAACAAATCATCCTGAGTTTGCGTAATTTTTCTCGCTTAGACGAAGCAGACATGAAATCTGTAGATTTACACGCCGGACTTGAAAGCACTTTACTGATTTTACAAAACCGCTTCCAAGAAAGTGATAATCAACCCAAAATAGAAGTTATTAAAGAATATGGTAACCTTCCTGATGTCACCTGTTATGCGAGTGAGATGAATCAAGTATTTATGAGTATTATTACTAATGCTATTGATGCTCTCAAGCAAGTTAGTAAAACTAATAAAAATCCCTTGATTCGGATTCAGACTGAAGTCATAGAAAAAGAGCAGGTAAGAATTGCGATCGCTGATAATGGTAGTGGGATTGCCGCCCATATTCAAGAACGCATATTCGAGCCATTTTTTACAACTAAACCAGTGGGGAATGGTACGGGTTTAGGTTTATCTGTCAGCTATGCTATTATCAAAAAACATGGGGGTCAATTAATCTGTAATTCTACAGTCGGAAGCGAGACAAAATTTGTGATTAAAATTCCGATAAAGTATCCGTGA
- a CDS encoding cyanoexosortase B system-associated protein, with protein MNHLNSKLKTYNLKLSQVILLLFLLLLIALGAIPSYLKGHWPWEQPPPVHSLKQLQELRKTGLTLTGWQTISQEVREVGGHKWSYQNIQRDRQTQAILMLLPQNGPKDQPQVEWVDIKGSWRWKTDKYRDAQFTANSTNNHSAKVEAHFFQAWNPKQTYAVLQWYALPDGGIPEPGKWFWADQKAQWQGRRVPWVAINIQIPIEPLGDIEKVWPLAQSLGQTVQSALMAGSLLKQ; from the coding sequence ATGAATCACTTGAATTCAAAACTCAAAACTTATAACTTAAAACTCTCTCAGGTCATCTTACTCCTGTTCCTGCTGCTCTTGATTGCCCTGGGAGCAATTCCCAGTTACCTGAAGGGACATTGGCCTTGGGAACAGCCGCCGCCAGTGCATTCACTCAAACAACTGCAAGAATTACGCAAAACTGGACTGACCCTGACCGGTTGGCAGACTATCTCCCAAGAAGTCAGGGAAGTTGGTGGCCACAAATGGTCTTACCAAAATATACAGCGCGATCGACAGACTCAGGCTATATTGATGCTACTCCCCCAGAATGGGCCCAAAGATCAGCCCCAGGTAGAGTGGGTAGATATCAAAGGGTCTTGGCGCTGGAAAACAGATAAATATCGCGACGCACAGTTTACTGCCAACTCAACAAATAATCATAGTGCCAAGGTGGAAGCCCACTTCTTTCAAGCCTGGAACCCAAAGCAGACCTACGCCGTACTGCAATGGTATGCTCTTCCCGATGGAGGCATTCCAGAACCGGGCAAATGGTTCTGGGCCGATCAAAAAGCCCAGTGGCAGGGGCGTCGCGTTCCTTGGGTTGCAATCAACATCCAAATTCCGATCGAACCTTTGGGCGACATCGAAAAAGTTTGGCCCCTAGCACAGTCCCTCGGCCAAACCGTTCAGTCCGCATTAATGGCAGGTTCGCTCCTGAAACAATAA
- a CDS encoding DegT/DnrJ/EryC1/StrS family aminotransferase: MTKIPFVDLSFQHEPLITKIEEAILTVLHQGDFIMGKAVADFETAFAKACGVEYGIGVACGTDAIALGLQACGIRPGDEVILPANTFVATLIGVLHAGATPILVDCDPETALIDLAAAEKAITEQTTAIVPVHLYGQMVSPKQLLDFANTHNLLIFEDAAQAHEASREGYKAGSIGKAAAFSFYPSKNLGAVGDGGMVVTSDVEVAKKMRSLRNYGAPQKYLHVEYGTNSRLDTLQAAVLNVKLPHLQEWNTQRNIAAQEYDRLLEELRSHGIFPIQNHSSSGHIYHLYVIRITETCPVDRETIQTELAAVGIQSGIHYPLPCHLQPAYQYLGYQEGDFPNSETLSKQILSLPMYPGLSHTQIGQVVQALHTILGYQSKPGQWNPTPSPSPQQGGEKYSPLSSGGEGG; encoded by the coding sequence ATGACCAAAATTCCCTTTGTAGACCTCAGCTTTCAACACGAACCGCTGATAACCAAGATCGAAGAAGCGATCCTCACCGTACTCCACCAGGGAGATTTTATCATGGGCAAAGCTGTCGCCGATTTTGAGACAGCCTTTGCGAAGGCTTGCGGTGTAGAATATGGTATTGGCGTAGCTTGCGGGACAGATGCGATCGCACTCGGACTCCAAGCCTGCGGTATTCGTCCCGGCGATGAAGTAATCTTACCAGCCAACACCTTTGTCGCCACCCTCATAGGCGTCCTCCACGCCGGTGCAACCCCAATTTTGGTCGATTGCGACCCCGAAACCGCTTTAATAGACCTAGCAGCCGCAGAGAAAGCAATTACGGAACAAACAACAGCGATCGTACCAGTCCATCTCTACGGACAAATGGTATCGCCAAAACAACTGCTAGACTTCGCTAACACCCACAATCTGCTAATCTTTGAAGATGCAGCCCAAGCTCACGAAGCTTCGCGAGAAGGTTACAAAGCTGGTTCAATTGGCAAAGCAGCAGCTTTTAGCTTCTATCCCAGCAAAAACTTGGGAGCAGTAGGGGATGGTGGTATGGTGGTAACCAGCGATGTAGAAGTAGCAAAAAAAATGCGATCGCTACGCAACTATGGAGCCCCCCAAAAATATCTCCACGTCGAATACGGTACAAATAGCCGTCTGGATACCCTGCAAGCTGCCGTACTCAACGTAAAACTGCCCCACTTACAAGAGTGGAACACGCAGCGCAACATCGCTGCACAAGAGTACGATCGCTTATTAGAAGAACTGCGATCGCACGGTATATTCCCCATCCAAAACCATAGCAGTAGCGGTCACATTTATCACCTATACGTCATCCGTATTACCGAAACCTGTCCAGTCGATCGCGAAACAATCCAGACAGAACTAGCCGCAGTTGGCATTCAATCAGGCATCCATTATCCCCTGCCCTGCCATCTTCAGCCAGCATATCAATATTTAGGTTATCAAGAAGGAGACTTTCCCAATTCAGAAACACTATCAAAACAGATATTATCCTTGCCAATGTACCCAGGTCTGAGCCACACTCAGATCGGGCAAGTGGTGCAAGCACTTCATACTATACTCGGCTACCAGTCTAAGCCAGGACAGTGGAACCCCACCCCCAGCCCCTCCCCGCAACAGGGAGGGGAGAAATACTCCCCCCTCTCCTCTGGAGGAGAGGGGGGTTAG
- a CDS encoding polysaccharide biosynthesis/export family protein, with protein MKGVLFRRRLTAIHLLTLHTGSTLLLTGTSLFWTIPEKSWAAGELQISDLKLPIEKKKIQSKILWCFGGHRDGNQREVFMGETPKTTLACQDAHFAQNPKSSGASVGIVTGTAKTPTSRKIQNSLAQLPVTIPVVPFELQNTPQRFQTSPQFGPYRLGPGDTVSVITQRFADLSFSTNVSPEGKIVVPLLGTISVGGLTLAEVQEKIRLGLNRYVIDPVVNVSLGGQRPVQVTITGAVVKPGFYNLGFPPRLTAALLTAGGSTIQADLRQIRVRRFLLDGSFIEQPIDLFTPLAAGDPLPDLRLEDGDAVIVPQLEVGNDATYDRQLVAKSTLSQQVINIRVLSYPNQALGNIRLPNGSTFLDAFTAASPNLQVADLTKVALIRFDQERGRAIVRELNGKRALFGDASQNVPLRDNDVIVIGRNLVGRITYALNTFTQPFRDILGFLLFFRSLSNSANDLFGPGSDNGDGN; from the coding sequence ATGAAAGGGGTTCTTTTCCGGCGACGGTTAACTGCAATTCACCTGCTTACTCTTCACACTGGTAGCACACTCCTGCTAACCGGCACATCGTTATTTTGGACGATTCCTGAAAAAAGCTGGGCAGCAGGGGAATTGCAGATTTCCGATTTAAAATTGCCAATTGAAAAGAAAAAAATTCAATCCAAAATCCTCTGGTGCTTCGGTGGGCATCGTGACGGGAACCAGCGCGAGGTGTTCATGGGGGAAACCCCCAAGACCACACTCGCTTGCCAAGACGCCCACTTCGCGCAAAATCCAAAATCCTCTGGTGCTTCGGTGGGCATCGTGACGGGAACCGCCAAGACGCCCACTTCGCGCAAAATCCAAAATTCTTTAGCGCAGTTACCCGTAACCATACCAGTCGTTCCCTTTGAACTCCAAAATACCCCCCAGCGCTTTCAGACCAGTCCCCAGTTTGGCCCCTACCGACTCGGCCCCGGAGATACCGTTTCTGTTATTACTCAACGCTTTGCAGACCTGAGCTTTAGTACCAACGTTAGTCCCGAAGGCAAAATTGTGGTGCCCTTGCTGGGAACAATATCAGTAGGAGGTCTGACTCTGGCAGAAGTCCAAGAAAAGATTCGCTTGGGGTTAAATCGCTACGTAATCGATCCGGTAGTCAATGTGTCTCTAGGAGGTCAGCGTCCGGTTCAAGTCACCATAACCGGCGCAGTCGTCAAACCGGGTTTCTATAACCTGGGCTTCCCGCCGCGCCTCACTGCGGCGCTGCTGACAGCGGGGGGGAGTACAATCCAAGCTGACCTACGCCAAATCCGCGTGCGTCGCTTCTTGCTGGATGGCTCTTTTATTGAGCAACCCATAGATTTGTTTACCCCTCTAGCAGCAGGAGATCCTCTGCCCGATTTGCGTCTGGAGGATGGGGATGCGGTGATTGTACCTCAACTGGAAGTGGGAAACGACGCCACTTACGATCGTCAGCTCGTAGCTAAATCCACCCTGTCGCAGCAAGTTATCAACATCCGCGTTTTAAGCTATCCTAATCAGGCGTTGGGTAATATTCGCCTTCCAAATGGCAGTACTTTTCTTGATGCCTTCACAGCTGCCAGTCCCAATCTCCAAGTTGCGGATCTCACCAAGGTGGCGCTGATCCGGTTTGACCAAGAACGAGGGAGAGCGATCGTCAGAGAACTCAATGGCAAACGAGCTTTATTTGGCGATGCTTCTCAAAATGTTCCCCTGCGAGACAACGATGTGATTGTGATCGGTCGCAATCTTGTAGGTCGGATTACTTACGCGCTCAATACCTTTACCCAACCATTTCGAGATATTCTCGGTTTTCTCCTCTTCTTCCGCTCGTTGAGCAACAGTGCTAACGATCTGTTCGGCCCTGGCTCAGACAACGGAGACGGTAATTAA